Proteins encoded in a region of the Parerythrobacter aestuarii genome:
- the pyk gene encoding pyruvate kinase, with protein sequence MQKFDPRGRKVKILATVGPASRDPEMLRRLFKAGADAFRVNMSHGDHATHAETMKAIRELEREFYRPVAILCDLQGPKLRVGTFKDGKAVIRHSGHFTLDRNPEPGDETRVELPHPELFGLMSKGDRLLINDGKIRLVVKEADDERIFCSAEVGGVISDRKGVNVPDAEVPIPALTGKDRKDLAFAMENGADWIGLSFVQRPEDLAEARKLMGGKGALCAKIEKPMAVRRLDELIEMSDGIMVARGDLGVELEPQEVPPLQKKIVNAARLKGKPVIVATQMLESMIESPAPTRAEVSDVANAVYDGADAVMLSAETAAGEWPEEAVTIMHKIAHQVERDPDYIERVRLLDTPPDPTTADALAHACMTIADTVKIGAITVFTGSGSTARRVARERPSVPMLVLTPSMRTARRMGLLWGAHAVATKDIGSFEEMIAKGKRMALRHGFGEAGSKLIALAGVPFGTPGSTNLLHIVTLSGDELEKYEG encoded by the coding sequence ATGCAAAAGTTCGATCCTCGTGGCCGCAAGGTCAAGATCCTCGCAACGGTTGGCCCGGCCAGCCGCGATCCCGAAATGTTGCGCCGCCTGTTCAAGGCCGGGGCAGACGCCTTCCGCGTCAACATGAGCCATGGCGACCACGCCACCCATGCCGAAACGATGAAGGCAATCCGCGAGCTCGAGCGCGAATTCTACCGCCCCGTCGCCATCCTCTGCGACCTGCAGGGGCCCAAGCTGCGGGTCGGCACATTCAAAGACGGCAAGGCGGTCATCCGCCATTCGGGCCACTTCACGCTCGACCGCAATCCCGAGCCTGGCGACGAAACTCGTGTCGAACTGCCGCATCCCGAACTGTTTGGCCTCATGAGCAAGGGCGACCGGCTGCTGATCAACGACGGGAAGATCCGGCTGGTGGTGAAGGAGGCCGATGACGAGCGGATCTTCTGCTCGGCCGAAGTTGGCGGGGTTATTTCCGACCGTAAGGGCGTGAATGTACCCGATGCCGAAGTGCCAATCCCGGCGCTGACCGGCAAGGATCGCAAGGACCTGGCCTTCGCGATGGAGAACGGGGCCGACTGGATCGGGCTTAGCTTCGTCCAGCGCCCCGAAGACCTTGCCGAAGCGCGAAAGTTGATGGGCGGTAAGGGCGCTCTCTGCGCCAAGATCGAGAAGCCGATGGCCGTGCGCCGGCTCGACGAGCTGATCGAGATGTCCGACGGGATCATGGTCGCGCGCGGAGACCTGGGCGTTGAGCTGGAGCCGCAGGAAGTCCCGCCACTGCAAAAGAAGATCGTCAACGCAGCACGCCTCAAGGGCAAGCCGGTGATTGTCGCCACGCAGATGCTGGAATCGATGATTGAAAGCCCGGCCCCGACCCGTGCCGAAGTCTCCGACGTCGCCAACGCTGTCTATGACGGGGCCGATGCAGTAATGCTGAGTGCAGAGACCGCTGCCGGCGAATGGCCCGAGGAAGCCGTTACCATCATGCACAAGATCGCGCACCAGGTGGAACGCGATCCGGACTATATCGAGCGGGTTCGCCTGCTCGATACACCGCCCGATCCCACCACTGCCGATGCACTGGCGCACGCCTGCATGACCATTGCCGACACAGTGAAGATTGGCGCCATTACCGTTTTCACGGGAAGCGGTTCGACGGCCCGGCGGGTCGCGCGCGAGCGACCGAGCGTGCCAATGCTGGTCCTGACCCCGTCGATGCGCACCGCCCGGCGCATGGGCCTGCTATGGGGCGCGCATGCGGTCGCGACCAAGGATATCGGCAGCTTCGAAGAGATGATCGCCAAGGGCAAGCGCATGGCGCTGCGCCACGGATTCGGCGAAGCGGGCAGCAAGCTGATCGCGCTGGCCGGCGTGCCGTTCGGGACCCCGGGCAGCACGAACCTGCTGCACATCGTGACGCTGAGTGGGGATGAGCTGGAGAAGTACGAGGGGTAG
- the gltX gene encoding glutamate--tRNA ligase codes for MVATRFAPSPTGRLHVGNIRTALHNWMLAKKNGGTFLLRIDDTDAERSKEEYVEAIRADLAWLGLEPDGEERQSERLEKYEAAFEALKTAGRVYPAYETAQELELKRKIQLGRGLPPIYDRGALKLSDEERAAKEAEGIATHWRFKLDHDEPISWHDGVRGPQKFDPATLSDPVIRRADGSWLYMLPSAVDDIDMGITHVLRGEDHVSNTAVQIQMFTALYAAQHEVQQNPPELAHEALLVGKEGKLSKRLGSLGCDAFREKGIEPEAIVAMLARLGTSLPVEAIADRQLLLDTFDLSTFGRAPAKFDDAELERVNTAIVHAMTFDAVKDRLPEGIDAAGWHAIQPNLSTVEEAGEWWRLVTGPIEQVEFSDEDREYLAEAADALEWGDDPWHAVTAKLKDSTGRKGKALFLPLRKALTGMNHGPDMGELLPLIGEEEARARLKTAANL; via the coding sequence ATGGTAGCAACCCGTTTCGCCCCTTCGCCCACCGGGCGGCTCCACGTCGGCAATATTCGCACTGCGCTCCACAACTGGATGCTCGCCAAGAAGAATGGCGGCACTTTCCTGCTGCGGATCGACGATACCGATGCCGAGCGCAGCAAAGAGGAATATGTCGAGGCCATACGTGCCGACCTTGCGTGGCTGGGTCTGGAGCCCGATGGCGAGGAGCGCCAGTCGGAGCGGCTGGAGAAATACGAAGCTGCCTTCGAGGCGCTGAAGACGGCAGGCCGTGTCTATCCCGCCTATGAGACTGCGCAGGAGCTTGAGCTCAAGCGAAAGATCCAGCTCGGGCGCGGGCTGCCACCGATCTATGATCGCGGCGCGCTCAAGCTCAGCGACGAGGAACGCGCGGCCAAGGAAGCCGAGGGCATTGCCACGCACTGGCGCTTCAAGCTCGATCATGACGAGCCGATCAGCTGGCACGATGGCGTGCGCGGTCCACAGAAATTCGATCCGGCGACGCTGTCCGACCCGGTGATCCGCCGCGCCGATGGTTCATGGCTCTACATGTTGCCAAGCGCGGTTGACGATATCGACATGGGTATTACCCATGTCCTGCGCGGCGAGGACCATGTGTCGAATACTGCCGTGCAAATTCAGATGTTTACCGCACTTTATGCTGCGCAGCATGAAGTGCAGCAAAATCCTCCAGAGCTTGCGCATGAGGCGTTGCTGGTGGGCAAGGAAGGCAAGCTCTCGAAACGGCTCGGTTCGCTTGGTTGCGACGCATTCCGCGAGAAGGGCATCGAGCCGGAAGCGATCGTAGCGATGCTGGCGCGGCTCGGCACTTCACTGCCGGTCGAGGCCATCGCGGACCGCCAATTGCTGCTCGATACATTCGATCTTTCGACCTTCGGGCGCGCTCCCGCCAAGTTCGACGATGCCGAGCTGGAGCGGGTCAATACGGCCATTGTCCATGCAATGACCTTCGATGCAGTCAAAGACCGCCTGCCCGAAGGGATCGATGCCGCCGGCTGGCATGCGATCCAGCCCAACCTCTCGACCGTCGAAGAGGCGGGTGAATGGTGGCGGCTGGTCACCGGACCCATCGAGCAGGTGGAGTTCTCGGACGAGGATCGGGAATATCTCGCCGAGGCCGCCGATGCGCTCGAATGGGGAGACGACCCGTGGCACGCGGTCACCGCCAAGCTCAAGGACAGCACGGGCCGCAAGGGCAAGGCGCTGTTCCTGCCACTGCGTAAGGCGCTTACGGGCATGAACCACGGCCCGGATATGGGCGAACTGCTGCCTCTGATTGGAGAAGAGGAGGCGCGGGCGCGGTTGAAAACCGCCGCCAATCTCTAA
- a CDS encoding DUF1244 domain-containing protein, whose amino-acid sequence MDTNADSLDALDDAVAAAAFRRLVRHLRHRHDAQNIELMGLAGFCRNCLADWIRDGGYDGDKAAARELIHGMPMERWKATRQTPATEEQLAAMEASIAKNAQE is encoded by the coding sequence ATGGATACGAATGCAGACTCTCTCGACGCTTTGGACGATGCGGTTGCCGCCGCTGCCTTCCGCCGGCTGGTGCGGCACTTGCGCCATCGCCACGACGCGCAGAACATCGAGCTGATGGGGCTGGCAGGCTTCTGCCGCAATTGCCTCGCCGACTGGATTCGCGATGGGGGCTATGATGGCGACAAGGCGGCCGCGCGTGAGCTGATCCACGGCATGCCGATGGAGAGGTGGAAAGCAACCCGCCAGACCCCTGCGACCGAGGAACAGCTGGCGGCGATGGAAGCCAGCATTGCGAAGAACGCACAGGAATAA
- a CDS encoding alpha/beta fold hydrolase: MAEAVRTEFTSIDGLTLVGDVLGPEGAPLVILMHGGGQTRHSWAKAMYALADAGYRVANMDARGHGESDWSTNRAYTIADRVTDIHAVTDAIPGPYALVGASMGGLTSIHAIGEGAWPQALVLVDIVPQMEPEGVTRITSFMNAHHAGFASLEDAADAVAAYYPERPRPKDPRGLMKNLRLREDGRLYWHWDPVMFDVENPRDFREPLLRSTERLGHMHQLPVLVVRGKLSDIVSDESIAEFQAMVPHAQAIDVSDAGHMVAGDKNDAFNAAVLAFLQQHLPT, translated from the coding sequence TTGGCCGAAGCCGTCCGTACCGAATTCACCAGCATCGACGGGCTGACGCTGGTCGGCGATGTGCTCGGGCCCGAGGGCGCGCCGCTCGTCATCCTCATGCACGGCGGCGGGCAGACCCGGCACAGCTGGGCCAAGGCGATGTATGCGCTGGCCGACGCCGGATACCGCGTCGCCAATATGGACGCGCGCGGCCATGGCGAGAGCGACTGGTCCACGAACCGCGCCTACACCATCGCCGACCGCGTCACCGATATCCACGCTGTCACCGATGCCATCCCGGGTCCCTATGCGCTGGTCGGTGCATCGATGGGCGGGCTGACTTCGATCCATGCCATTGGTGAGGGCGCGTGGCCACAGGCGCTGGTGTTGGTCGATATCGTCCCGCAGATGGAGCCCGAGGGCGTCACCCGCATCACCAGCTTCATGAACGCGCATCATGCTGGCTTCGCTTCGCTGGAGGACGCCGCCGATGCCGTCGCCGCCTATTACCCAGAGCGTCCGCGCCCCAAGGACCCCAGAGGCTTGATGAAGAACCTGCGCCTGCGAGAGGACGGGCGGCTCTACTGGCATTGGGACCCGGTGATGTTCGATGTCGAGAACCCGCGCGACTTTCGCGAGCCATTGCTGCGCTCGACCGAGAGACTGGGGCACATGCACCAGCTCCCCGTGCTGGTGGTGCGCGGCAAGCTCAGCGATATCGTCTCGGACGAAAGCATCGCCGAGTTCCAAGCGATGGTCCCCCATGCACAAGCCATCGACGTCAGCGACGCGGGCCACATGGTGGCGGGCGACAAGAACGATGCCTTCAACGCTGCTGTGTTGGCTTTCCTGCAGCAGCACCTGCCGACTTGA
- a CDS encoding heavy metal-binding domain-containing protein, protein MAGPWKDARGVIVTTTPTIEGQPIQQYLGIVTGEVIVGANIFRDLFANIRDIVGGRSGSYERILADARNQAIEELQAECAARGGNAVVGIDLDYEVIGDTGSMLMVSASGTAVKV, encoded by the coding sequence ATGGCCGGCCCATGGAAAGACGCGCGCGGTGTCATCGTTACCACCACTCCCACCATCGAGGGTCAGCCGATCCAGCAGTACCTCGGCATCGTCACTGGCGAAGTGATCGTCGGCGCGAACATCTTCCGCGACCTGTTCGCCAATATCCGCGATATCGTGGGCGGCCGTTCGGGCAGCTACGAACGGATCCTGGCCGATGCCCGCAACCAGGCGATCGAGGAACTGCAGGCCGAATGCGCGGCGCGCGGCGGCAATGCCGTGGTCGGGATCGATCTCGATTACGAAGTCATCGGCGATACGGGCTCGATGCTGATGGTCAGCGCCAGCGGCACTGCGGTGAAGGTCTGA
- a CDS encoding serine hydrolase domain-containing protein, with protein MKGRAMDDSDFTRTLEAANLPGAAAMLVDADGVRYTHAFGHADAINGTPMTLDTPCQIASMTKALVSVGAMQLVEQGKLSLDDPVDDVLPDLADPQVLTGFDASGAPELRPAARPITLRHLLTHTAGLGYFFIHPQILRYYAHAGMPVPGSRDSVKMPLMFDPGDSWEYSVGTDWVGLAIESATGERLRDYMSANVFAPLEMANTGFLDAPAEGAATVHRRKPEGGFVAEPMFLGGGEFDSGGGGLTSTAPDYARFLQAMLRGGELGGNRILSEDSVAEMGRNQVGELRAGYMGSAMPELAAPFDNFPDMHTGWGLGFLINPERGPNGRSPGSLAWAGIFNSYYWIDPTEGVGGVFVSQLAPFGDQGALDSFGALERMAYA; from the coding sequence ATGAAGGGGAGAGCCATGGACGACAGCGATTTCACCCGCACCCTCGAAGCCGCCAACCTGCCCGGAGCAGCGGCGATGCTCGTCGATGCAGACGGAGTGCGATACACGCACGCCTTCGGCCATGCCGATGCCATCAACGGTACGCCAATGACGCTCGACACGCCGTGCCAGATCGCCAGCATGACCAAAGCCCTTGTGTCGGTAGGGGCGATGCAGCTGGTGGAGCAGGGCAAGCTCTCGCTCGACGATCCGGTCGATGACGTGTTGCCCGACCTGGCCGATCCTCAGGTGCTGACCGGTTTCGACGCCAGCGGCGCACCTGAGCTGCGTCCGGCCGCCCGCCCGATCACCCTGCGCCACTTGCTCACGCACACCGCCGGGCTGGGTTATTTCTTCATCCACCCGCAGATCCTGCGCTATTATGCCCACGCCGGAATGCCGGTGCCCGGTTCGCGCGACAGCGTGAAGATGCCGCTGATGTTCGATCCGGGTGACAGCTGGGAATACAGCGTTGGCACCGACTGGGTCGGGCTGGCAATCGAGAGCGCAACGGGCGAGCGGCTTCGCGACTACATGTCGGCCAATGTCTTCGCGCCGCTCGAAATGGCCAACACCGGCTTCCTCGATGCTCCGGCGGAAGGCGCGGCTACGGTGCACCGGCGCAAGCCCGAAGGCGGGTTCGTGGCTGAACCGATGTTCCTCGGCGGCGGAGAGTTCGACAGTGGCGGCGGCGGGCTGACCTCCACCGCGCCTGACTATGCGCGGTTCCTGCAGGCGATGCTGCGCGGCGGCGAACTGGGCGGCAACCGCATCCTGAGCGAAGATAGTGTCGCTGAGATGGGCCGCAACCAGGTCGGCGAATTGCGCGCGGGCTATATGGGCTCGGCCATGCCCGAGCTCGCCGCACCGTTCGACAACTTTCCTGACATGCACACCGGTTGGGGCCTGGGCTTCCTGATCAATCCCGAGCGGGGACCCAATGGCCGCTCACCCGGCAGCCTCGCCTGGGCAGGGATCTTCAACAGCTACTACTGGATCGATCCCACCGAAGGTGTGGGCGGCGTGTTCGTGTCGCAACTGGCGCCGTTCGGCGACCAAGGCGCGCTTGACTCTTTCGGGGCGCTGGAGCGGATGGCTTACGCGTGA
- the rpoC gene encoding DNA-directed RNA polymerase subunit beta': MNELTKFTNQMAKPETFDQIQIGIASPERIRSWSFGEIKKPETINYRTFKPERDGLFCARIFGPVKDYECLCGKYKRMKYKGVVCEKCGVEVTVTKVRRERMGHIELAAPVAHIWFLKSLPSRIGLLLDMQLKQLERVLYFENYIVTEPGLTPLEKFQLLTEDELLEAQDEYGEDAFTAGIGAEAVKIMLMDLDLEQEKEDLMEELATTKSKLKPAKIIKRLKVVESFIESGNRPEWMILEVVPVIPPELRPLVPLDGGRFATSDLNDLYRRVINRNNRLKRLIELRAPDIIVRNEKRMLQESVDALFDNGRRGRVITGANKRPLKSLSDMLKGKQGRFRQNLLGKRVDYSGRSVIVTGPELKLHQCGLPKKMALELFKPFIYARLDAKGLSMTLKQAKKWVEKERKEVWDILDEVIREHPVLLNRAPTLHRLGIQAFEPVLIEGKAIQLHPLVCSAFNADFDGDQMAVHVPLSLEAQLEARVLMMSTNNILSPANGKPIIVPSQDMVLGLYYLSMERQEKTPEFIEENGEKIEKLPRFADMAEVHQALETKSVTLHTKIIARVPQADEDGKTQMKRFVTTPGRMLIGECLPKNHKVPYDIVNRLLTKKEIGDVIDQVYRHTGQKDTVLFADAIMVLGFRHAFKAGISFGKDDMIIPDSKEGMIEETKKLVADYEQQYQDGLITQQEKYNKVIDAWSRCGDQVADAMMAEIKSQTFDKDGKESQINSIYMMSHSGARGSPAQMKQLAGMRGLMAKPSGEIIENPIISNFKEGLTVLEYFNSTHGARKGLADTALKTANSGYLTRRLVDVSQDCVIVEEDCKTDNALEMRAIVQGGSVIASLGERILGRTLVEDLVNAKTGEVIVKAGTLMDEPMVKAIEEAEVQVAKIRSPLVCEADQGVCAKCYGRDLARGTPVNIGEAVGVIAAQSIGEPGTQLTMRTFHIGGAAQLNETSHLESISDGKVEYRDMPTIVDKRGRILSLARNGELAVIDAEGREREIHKVPYGTVLMHKDGAKVKEGDRLAEWDPFSLPIITEQSGVVKFQDLVEGTTLEEQTDDATGIAQRVVTENRATGRKKKEDLRPRLTLFNEGAKDGEDEAARYMLAPGTTLSVEDGQTVEAGDILARASREAAKTRDITGGLPRVAELFEARIPKDNAIIAKISGKIEFVREYKAKRKIAIVPEEGEAVEYLIPKTKVIDVQEGDFVKKGDTLISGSPNPHDILDVLGVEALAEYLCTEIQEVYRLQGVKINDKHIEVIVRQMLQKVEITDGGDTVLLPGEQVDREEMDEANAKLGKGKKPATGNPVLLGITKASLQTRSFISAASFQETTRVLTQASVEGKKDTLIGLKENVIVGRLIPAGTGAGMNRMRVTASARDAALRAQWKKQQEALAASGEAEKEPEAEVMDADAMAAAMGGGDAKPEAPEATEE, encoded by the coding sequence ATGAACGAACTGACCAAATTCACCAACCAGATGGCCAAGCCCGAAACGTTCGACCAGATCCAGATCGGGATCGCGAGCCCCGAGCGTATCCGCAGCTGGTCGTTCGGCGAGATCAAGAAGCCGGAAACGATCAACTACCGGACGTTCAAGCCCGAACGTGACGGGTTGTTCTGTGCCCGCATCTTCGGTCCGGTGAAGGATTACGAATGCCTGTGCGGCAAGTACAAGCGCATGAAGTACAAGGGCGTCGTGTGCGAGAAGTGCGGCGTCGAAGTCACTGTCACCAAGGTTCGCCGCGAGCGCATGGGCCACATCGAGCTGGCGGCTCCGGTGGCACACATCTGGTTCCTGAAGTCGCTGCCATCGCGCATCGGCCTGCTGCTCGACATGCAATTGAAGCAGCTCGAGCGGGTTCTCTATTTCGAGAACTACATCGTCACCGAGCCGGGCCTGACCCCTCTGGAGAAGTTCCAGCTGCTGACCGAGGACGAGCTCCTCGAAGCGCAGGACGAGTATGGCGAAGATGCCTTCACCGCCGGGATCGGCGCCGAAGCGGTCAAGATCATGCTAATGGACCTCGATCTCGAGCAGGAGAAAGAGGACCTGATGGAAGAGCTGGCGACCACCAAGTCCAAGCTCAAGCCCGCCAAGATCATCAAGCGCCTTAAGGTCGTCGAGAGCTTCATCGAATCCGGCAACCGTCCGGAATGGATGATCCTCGAAGTCGTTCCGGTCATTCCGCCCGAGCTGCGCCCGCTGGTGCCGCTCGACGGTGGCCGGTTCGCGACCTCGGACCTCAACGATCTCTATCGCCGCGTCATCAACCGCAACAACCGCTTGAAGCGCCTGATCGAGCTGCGCGCGCCGGATATCATCGTCCGCAACGAGAAGCGCATGCTGCAGGAATCGGTCGATGCGCTGTTCGACAACGGTCGCCGCGGCCGTGTGATCACCGGTGCCAACAAGCGACCGCTCAAGTCGCTCAGCGACATGCTCAAGGGCAAGCAGGGTCGCTTCCGCCAGAACCTGCTCGGCAAGCGCGTCGACTATTCGGGCCGCTCGGTCATCGTGACCGGGCCGGAGCTCAAGCTGCACCAGTGCGGCCTGCCCAAGAAGATGGCGCTCGAGCTGTTCAAGCCGTTCATCTACGCCCGTCTCGATGCCAAGGGTCTGTCGATGACCCTCAAGCAGGCCAAGAAGTGGGTCGAGAAGGAGCGCAAGGAAGTCTGGGACATCCTCGACGAAGTCATTCGCGAGCACCCGGTCCTCTTGAACCGCGCGCCGACGCTTCACCGTCTTGGCATCCAGGCGTTCGAGCCGGTGCTGATCGAAGGCAAGGCCATCCAGCTGCACCCGCTCGTCTGCTCGGCCTTCAACGCCGACTTCGATGGTGACCAGATGGCTGTCCACGTTCCGCTGAGCCTCGAGGCACAGCTGGAAGCGCGCGTGCTGATGATGTCGACCAACAACATCCTCTCGCCCGCCAACGGCAAGCCGATCATCGTGCCTTCACAGGACATGGTCCTCGGCCTCTACTACCTCTCGATGGAGCGGCAGGAGAAGACGCCCGAGTTCATCGAAGAGAACGGTGAGAAGATCGAGAAGCTGCCGCGCTTTGCCGACATGGCCGAAGTCCACCAGGCGTTGGAAACCAAGTCGGTTACGCTGCACACCAAGATCATCGCTCGCGTCCCGCAGGCCGATGAAGACGGCAAGACGCAAATGAAGCGCTTCGTCACCACGCCGGGCCGTATGCTGATCGGCGAATGCCTGCCGAAGAACCACAAGGTTCCTTACGACATCGTCAACCGCCTCCTGACCAAGAAGGAAATCGGCGACGTCATCGACCAGGTCTATCGTCATACCGGCCAGAAGGACACGGTGCTGTTCGCTGACGCCATCATGGTCCTCGGCTTCCGCCACGCGTTCAAGGCCGGCATCAGCTTCGGCAAGGACGACATGATCATTCCGGACAGCAAGGAAGGCATGATCGAGGAAACCAAGAAGCTGGTTGCCGACTATGAGCAGCAGTATCAGGACGGCCTGATCACCCAGCAGGAAAAGTACAACAAGGTGATCGACGCCTGGAGCCGCTGTGGCGACCAGGTGGCCGACGCCATGATGGCGGAGATCAAGTCGCAGACCTTCGACAAGGATGGCAAGGAATCGCAGATCAACTCGATCTACATGATGAGCCACTCGGGCGCGCGTGGTTCGCCGGCACAGATGAAGCAGCTCGCCGGCATGCGCGGCCTCATGGCCAAGCCGTCGGGCGAGATCATCGAGAACCCGATCATCTCGAACTTCAAGGAGGGCCTGACCGTCCTTGAATACTTCAACTCGACTCACGGTGCGCGCAAGGGCCTCGCCGATACCGCGCTCAAGACCGCGAACTCGGGCTACCTGACTCGCCGTCTCGTCGACGTGTCGCAGGATTGCGTCATCGTCGAGGAAGACTGCAAGACCGACAACGCGCTGGAAATGCGCGCGATCGTGCAGGGTGGTTCGGTGATCGCATCGCTCGGTGAACGTATCCTTGGTCGTACGCTGGTCGAAGACCTCGTCAATGCCAAGACCGGGGAAGTCATCGTCAAGGCCGGCACGCTGATGGACGAGCCGATGGTCAAGGCCATCGAGGAAGCCGAAGTGCAGGTCGCCAAGATCCGCTCGCCACTGGTCTGCGAAGCCGACCAGGGCGTGTGCGCCAAGTGCTACGGCCGCGACCTGGCTCGCGGTACGCCGGTAAACATCGGTGAAGCTGTCGGCGTCATCGCCGCGCAGTCGATCGGTGAGCCGGGCACCCAGTTGACCATGCGGACCTTCCACATCGGCGGCGCGGCACAGCTCAACGAAACCAGCCACCTGGAGTCGATTTCGGACGGTAAGGTCGAATATCGCGACATGCCGACTATCGTTGACAAGCGTGGTCGCATTCTCAGCCTCGCTCGCAACGGCGAGCTGGCGGTGATCGACGCTGAAGGCCGCGAGCGCGAAATCCACAAGGTTCCTTACGGTACCGTGCTGATGCACAAGGATGGCGCCAAGGTGAAGGAAGGCGATCGCCTGGCTGAATGGGACCCGTTCTCCTTGCCGATCATCACCGAACAGTCGGGTGTCGTGAAGTTCCAGGACCTCGTCGAAGGCACCACTCTCGAAGAGCAGACCGACGACGCCACCGGGATCGCCCAGCGTGTCGTCACGGAAAACCGTGCCACCGGTCGCAAGAAGAAGGAAGACCTGCGTCCGCGCCTGACTCTCTTCAACGAAGGGGCCAAGGACGGCGAAGACGAAGCAGCGCGCTATATGCTCGCTCCGGGTACGACACTGTCGGTCGAAGACGGCCAGACCGTCGAAGCAGGCGACATCCTCGCCCGTGCTTCGCGTGAAGCCGCCAAGACCCGCGACATCACCGGCGGTCTGCCGCGTGTTGCCGAGCTGTTCGAAGCGCGTATTCCGAAGGACAATGCGATCATCGCCAAGATTTCCGGCAAGATCGAATTCGTTCGCGAATACAAGGCCAAGCGCAAGATCGCGATCGTTCCCGAGGAAGGTGAAGCAGTCGAGTACCTGATCCCCAAGACCAAGGTGATCGACGTCCAGGAAGGCGACTTCGTGAAGAAGGGCGATACCCTGATCTCGGGCAGCCCGAACCCGCACGACATCCTCGATGTCCTGGGCGTCGAAGCGCTGGCCGAGTATCTCTGCACCGAGATCCAGGAAGTCTACCGACTGCAGGGCGTGAAGATCAACGACAAGCACATCGAGGTGATCGTTCGCCAGATGCTGCAGAAGGTCGAGATCACCGATGGCGGCGACACCGTGCTGCTGCCGGGCGAACAGGTCGATCGTGAAGAAATGGACGAAGCCAACGCCAAGCTTGGCAAGGGCAAGAAGCCGGCAACCGGCAATCCGGTCCTGCTCGGCATCACCAAGGCTTCGCTCCAGACCCGTTCGTTCATTTCGGCGGCGTCGTTCCAGGAGACTACCCGTGTCCTCACTCAGGCTTCGGTCGAAGGCAAGAAGGACACGCTGATCGGTCTGAAGGAGAACGTTATCGTCGGTCGCCTGATCCCCGCCGGTACCGGTGCAGGCATGAACCGTATGCGCGTGACCGCTTCGGCCCGCGACGCTGCGCTGCGCGCGCAGTGGAAGAAGCAGCAGGAAGCCCTCGCTGCCTCAGGCGAAGCAGAGAAGGAACCGGAAGCCGAGGTGATGGATGCCGACGCCATGGCCGCTGCTATGGGCGGCGGCGACGCCAAGCCGGAAGCTCCCGAGGCGACCGAAGAGTAA
- a CDS encoding DUF2312 domain-containing protein, which yields MAEATDDRLRLLIERIERLEEEKKGIADDIRDVYAEAKAVGYDPKIMRQIVRLRKMKPDDRSEQEMILDTYKAALGMG from the coding sequence ATGGCCGAAGCCACCGACGACCGCCTGCGCCTGCTGATCGAGCGCATCGAACGCCTCGAGGAAGAAAAGAAGGGCATCGCCGACGATATCCGCGACGTCTATGCCGAGGCCAAGGCGGTCGGCTACGACCCCAAGATCATGCGCCAGATCGTGCGCCTGCGGAAGATGAAGCCTGACGATCGCAGCGAGCAGGAAATGATCCTCGATACGTACAAGGCCGCGCTCGGGATGGGGTGA
- a CDS encoding YebC/PmpR family DNA-binding transcriptional regulator, translating to MAGHSKFKNIMHRKGAQDKKRSNLFSKLSREITVAAKMGTPDPDMNPRLRLAINTAKAQSMPKDNIQRAIDKASANDGESYENVRYEGYGPGGSAIIVEALTDNRNRTATSIRTAFSKNGGNLGTEGSVAHGFERLGYIEYGAEAGDEEKVLEAALEAGAEDIQSSEDGHEIWTAAEDLHEVATSLEAALGEAKEVKLAWKPNLTVELDEKDASTLLKLVDALDDDDDVQTVWGNYDISDEVMEKLD from the coding sequence ATGGCAGGCCATTCCAAATTCAAGAATATTATGCACCGCAAGGGTGCGCAGGACAAGAAACGCTCCAACCTGTTTTCCAAGCTCAGCCGCGAGATCACTGTCGCGGCCAAGATGGGCACGCCCGATCCGGACATGAACCCGCGCCTCAGGCTCGCGATCAACACCGCCAAGGCGCAGTCCATGCCCAAGGACAACATCCAGCGCGCGATCGACAAGGCTTCGGCCAATGACGGCGAGAGCTACGAGAATGTGCGCTACGAGGGCTATGGCCCAGGTGGCAGCGCGATCATCGTCGAAGCGCTGACCGACAATCGCAACCGCACTGCGACTTCGATTCGCACCGCATTCAGCAAGAACGGCGGCAACCTTGGCACTGAAGGATCGGTCGCGCATGGGTTCGAGCGGCTCGGCTACATTGAATACGGTGCCGAGGCAGGCGACGAGGAAAAGGTGCTTGAGGCAGCCCTTGAAGCCGGGGCCGAAGATATCCAGTCTTCCGAGGACGGTCACGAGATATGGACCGCTGCCGAAGACCTGCATGAAGTCGCCACTTCGCTCGAAGCCGCGCTCGGTGAAGCCAAGGAAGTAAAGCTGGCGTGGAAGCCCAACCTGACCGTTGAGCTCGACGAAAAGGACGCCAGCACCTTGTTAAAACTGGTCGACGCGCTCGACGACGATGACGACGTCCAGACCGTCTGGGGCAATTACGACATCTCGGACGAAGTCATGGAGAAGCTCGACTGA